A genome region from Methylobacterium sp. FF17 includes the following:
- a CDS encoding J domain-containing protein has protein sequence MTLLAAAVALLILWWFGRNALRRYPAVTQRLVRQVAGYIALAAAALLLVRGRIEFAVLVGVGALWLLEGTSGLMRRMRNVRARYDPRRLTGATIRFDAAGEGVALVGPFAGQPLGLIPLPGLLALFGRDARTARRLEAYLDRRHPGWRVDAEADPHARSRRAPNPGAMSEQEAYEILGLERGASLEQVRTAHRTLMKRLHPDQGGTAEQAARVNAARDRLKNRHR, from the coding sequence ATGACCCTGCTCGCCGCCGCCGTCGCGCTCCTCATCCTGTGGTGGTTCGGCCGGAATGCGCTGCGCCGGTATCCGGCGGTCACGCAGCGTCTCGTCCGCCAGGTCGCCGGTTACATCGCGCTCGCTGCGGCGGCGCTGCTCCTCGTACGCGGCCGGATCGAATTCGCCGTGCTGGTCGGCGTCGGCGCCCTCTGGCTGCTCGAAGGGACTTCGGGCCTGATGCGGCGGATGCGGAACGTTCGCGCGCGCTACGATCCCCGTCGGCTCACCGGAGCAACGATCCGCTTCGACGCGGCGGGGGAGGGGGTTGCCCTCGTCGGGCCCTTCGCGGGCCAGCCGCTGGGGCTGATCCCGCTGCCCGGCCTCCTGGCCCTGTTCGGCCGGGACGCCCGGACGGCGCGGCGCCTAGAGGCGTATCTGGACCGCCGGCACCCCGGCTGGCGTGTAGACGCTGAGGCTGATCCCCACGCGCGGTCGCGCCGTGCGCCGAACCCAGGGGCGATGTCGGAGCAGGAGGCCTATGAGATCCTGGGGCTTGAGCGCGGGGCGTCCCTGGAACAGGTCCGCACGGCCCACCGGACCTTGATGAAGCGCCTGCATCCCGACCAGGGAGGCACGGCCGAGCAGGCGGCCCGCGTCAACGCGGCCCGTGACAGGCTTAAGAACCGACATCGCTGA
- the clpA gene encoding ATP-dependent Clp protease ATP-binding subunit ClpA — protein MPSFSRSLEQALHRALALAGERRHEYATLEHLLLALVDDQDAAAVMRACNVEVDTLKRSLVEYVDTELSNLIGDGRQDAKPTAGFQRVIQRAVIHVQSSGREEVTGANVLVAIFAERESHAAYFLQEQDMTRYDAVNYISHGIAKRPGTSESKPVRGADEEAAAERPSGEDGEGRGKKKGDALEAYCVNLNKKARDGRIDPLIGRESEVQRTIQILCRRQKNNPLLVGEPGVGKTAIAEGLARKIINKEVPEVLLEATVFSLDMGTLLAGTRYRGDFEERLKQVMKEIEAHPNAVLFIDEIHTVIGAGATSGGAMDASNLLKPALANGSLRCIGSTTYKEYRQYFEKDRALVRRFQKIDVNEPSIPDAIEIVKGLKPYFEEFHKLKYTTEAVKAAVELSARYINDRKLPDKAIDVIDETGASQMLVPEARRKRTIGVKEIEATIATMARIPPKTVSKDDAVVLKNLTENLKRVVYGQPNAIDALTSAIKLARAGLRDPDKPIGSYLFAGPTGVGKTEAAKQLAASLGVEMLRFDMSEYMERHTVSRLIGAPPGYVGFDQGGLLTDGIDQHPHCVLLLDEIEKAHPDLFNILLQVMDHGKLTDHNGKQVDFRNVIIIMTTNAGASDLARSAYGFTQAKRTGDDVEAINKLFAPEFRNRLDAIISFGHLPKEVVAKVVDKFVLQLEAQLADRNVTIELSDEAREWLTEHGYDDAMGARPMARLIQSTIKTPLADEVLFGRLKDGGAVRVVVRKPEADDGKDALGFEFPAGPVTPKPEKDVTNAAKKHKRTKAKVSARKSGDKGSDKGDCKGDDKGGPSGGPGGVRTVPKVPLVKA, from the coding sequence TTGCCCAGCTTCTCTCGCAGCCTAGAACAAGCTCTCCACCGCGCCCTGGCGCTCGCCGGCGAGCGCCGGCACGAATATGCGACGCTGGAGCACCTCCTGCTCGCCCTTGTGGATGATCAGGACGCGGCCGCCGTCATGCGCGCCTGCAACGTCGAGGTGGATACGCTCAAGCGCAGCCTCGTCGAGTACGTCGACACCGAATTGTCCAACCTCATCGGGGATGGGCGCCAGGACGCCAAGCCCACGGCGGGCTTCCAGCGCGTGATCCAGCGCGCGGTGATCCACGTGCAATCCTCCGGTCGCGAAGAAGTCACCGGCGCCAACGTGCTGGTGGCTATTTTCGCCGAGCGCGAGAGCCACGCCGCCTACTTCCTGCAGGAGCAGGACATGACCCGCTACGACGCGGTCAACTACATCAGCCACGGCATCGCCAAGCGGCCCGGCACCTCCGAATCGAAGCCCGTGCGCGGCGCCGACGAGGAAGCGGCGGCCGAGCGGCCGAGTGGCGAGGACGGCGAAGGCCGGGGCAAGAAGAAGGGCGATGCCCTCGAGGCCTACTGCGTCAACCTGAACAAGAAGGCCCGCGACGGCCGGATCGACCCGCTGATCGGGCGCGAGAGCGAGGTTCAGCGCACCATCCAGATCCTCTGCCGGCGCCAGAAGAACAACCCGCTTCTCGTGGGCGAGCCCGGCGTGGGCAAGACCGCCATCGCGGAGGGCCTGGCCCGCAAGATCATCAACAAGGAAGTGCCGGAAGTCCTCCTGGAGGCCACGGTGTTCTCCCTCGACATGGGGACCCTGCTGGCGGGTACCCGCTATCGCGGCGACTTCGAGGAGCGCCTGAAGCAGGTGATGAAGGAGATCGAGGCGCACCCGAACGCGGTGCTCTTCATCGACGAGATCCATACGGTGATCGGGGCCGGCGCGACGTCGGGCGGCGCCATGGATGCCTCGAACCTCCTGAAGCCCGCGCTCGCCAACGGCTCCCTGCGCTGCATCGGCTCGACCACCTACAAGGAGTACCGCCAGTACTTCGAGAAGGATCGCGCTCTGGTGCGCCGCTTCCAGAAGATCGACGTCAACGAGCCGTCGATCCCCGACGCGATCGAGATCGTGAAGGGCCTGAAGCCGTACTTCGAGGAGTTCCACAAGCTCAAGTACACCACCGAGGCCGTCAAGGCTGCGGTCGAACTGTCGGCGCGCTACATCAACGACCGCAAGCTGCCGGACAAAGCGATCGACGTCATCGACGAAACCGGCGCCTCGCAGATGCTAGTGCCGGAGGCGCGCCGCAAGCGCACCATCGGCGTCAAGGAGATCGAGGCCACCATCGCCACGATGGCACGAATCCCGCCAAAGACCGTGTCGAAGGACGATGCGGTGGTCCTCAAGAACCTGACCGAGAACCTGAAGCGGGTCGTCTACGGCCAGCCCAACGCCATCGATGCGCTGACCTCGGCGATCAAGCTGGCCCGTGCCGGCCTGCGCGATCCGGACAAGCCGATCGGCTCCTACCTGTTCGCGGGTCCGACCGGCGTCGGCAAGACCGAGGCGGCCAAGCAACTCGCTGCGTCCCTGGGCGTGGAGATGCTGCGCTTCGACATGTCGGAATACATGGAGCGCCACACCGTGAGCCGCCTCATCGGCGCGCCCCCCGGCTACGTGGGCTTCGACCAGGGCGGGCTGCTCACCGATGGCATCGATCAGCACCCGCATTGCGTGCTGCTGCTCGACGAGATCGAGAAAGCCCACCCGGACCTGTTCAACATCCTGTTGCAGGTCATGGATCACGGCAAGCTCACCGATCACAACGGCAAGCAGGTCGACTTCCGCAACGTGATCATCATCATGACCACGAATGCGGGCGCCTCCGACCTCGCCCGGTCGGCCTACGGCTTCACGCAGGCCAAGCGCACGGGCGACGATGTGGAGGCGATCAACAAGCTGTTCGCACCGGAATTCCGCAACCGGCTCGATGCGATCATCTCGTTCGGGCACCTGCCCAAGGAGGTGGTGGCCAAGGTGGTGGACAAGTTCGTCCTCCAGCTCGAGGCGCAGCTCGCCGATCGGAACGTCACCATCGAGCTCTCCGACGAGGCGCGCGAGTGGCTGACCGAGCACGGCTACGACGACGCGATGGGTGCCCGCCCGATGGCGCGCCTGATCCAGTCCACCATCAAGACGCCGCTCGCCGACGAGGTCCTGTTCGGGCGGCTCAAGGACGGCGGTGCGGTGCGGGTGGTGGTGCGCAAGCCCGAGGCGGACGACGGCAAGGATGCCCTGGGCTTCGAGTTCCCGGCCGGTCCCGTCACGCCGAAGCCCGAGAAGGACGTCACCAACGCGGCCAAGAAGCACAAGCGCACCAAGGCGAAGGTGTCCGCCCGCAAATCGGGTGACAAGGGCAGCGACAAGGGTGATTGCAAGGGCGACGACAAGGGCGGTCCGAGCGGGGGCCCCGGCGGCGTCCGTACGGTGCCGAAGGTGCCGCTGGTCAAGGCCTGA
- the galU gene encoding UTP--glucose-1-phosphate uridylyltransferase GalU — protein sequence MKPIRKAVLPVAGLGTRFLPATKAVPKEMLTVVDRPVVQHVVDEAREAGIEHFIFVTGRGKAVIEDHFDVAFELDRMLQERGKTAAYEALKRDLPAAGQTSFTRQQAPLGLGHAVWCAREIVGDEPFAVLLPDMLSRGCMQQMLSAYERHGGNVIAVEEVKPEETHQYGIVGVGQTFGQTFEINGMVEKPKAGTAPSNFIISGRYILQPEIFDILSRGEAGAGGEIQLTDAMIKLAQDQTFYGMHYQGRTYDTGSKLGFLTANIAYALEREDLSEALKAEIAQLLADH from the coding sequence ATGAAACCGATTCGTAAGGCCGTCCTGCCCGTCGCTGGCTTGGGCACACGCTTCCTCCCGGCCACCAAGGCCGTCCCCAAGGAAATGCTCACGGTCGTGGACCGTCCGGTGGTGCAGCACGTCGTGGACGAGGCCCGCGAGGCGGGCATCGAGCACTTCATCTTCGTCACCGGCCGCGGCAAGGCGGTGATCGAGGATCACTTCGACGTCGCCTTCGAGCTCGACCGGATGCTGCAGGAGCGCGGCAAGACGGCGGCCTACGAGGCCCTGAAGCGCGACCTGCCGGCGGCCGGCCAGACGAGCTTCACCCGCCAGCAGGCGCCCCTCGGCCTCGGACATGCCGTCTGGTGCGCGCGCGAGATCGTGGGCGACGAGCCCTTCGCGGTCCTGCTTCCCGACATGCTGAGCCGAGGCTGCATGCAGCAGATGCTCTCGGCCTACGAGCGCCACGGCGGCAACGTCATCGCGGTCGAGGAGGTCAAGCCCGAGGAGACGCACCAGTACGGGATCGTCGGCGTCGGCCAGACCTTCGGCCAGACCTTCGAGATCAACGGCATGGTGGAGAAGCCGAAGGCCGGGACCGCGCCCTCGAACTTCATCATCTCCGGTCGCTACATCCTGCAGCCCGAGATCTTCGACATCCTCTCCCGTGGCGAGGCCGGCGCCGGGGGCGAGATCCAGCTCACCGACGCGATGATCAAGCTCGCGCAGGACCAGACGTTCTACGGCATGCACTACCAGGGGCGGACCTACGACACGGGCTCCAAGCTCGGGTTCCTGACGGCCAACATCGCCTACGCCCTGGAGCGCGAGGACCTCAGCGAGGCCTTGAAGGCCGAGATCGCGCAACTCCTCGCCGATCACTGA
- a CDS encoding phasin family protein, protein MTQVFEKAAELNRTNLAQVMKGVNALSKTNQSAGIEWADFAKESYAAGAETMKKLAGARTLQSALEIQGAYLKDSYQRLQTQAKVVGDLYKGLAEEVGAPLQGNAAFDPKAFFNSKAFFDPKGIFDPKAFFDPKNFPKLPGLPVSSKLAA, encoded by the coding sequence ATGACCCAGGTTTTCGAGAAGGCCGCCGAACTCAACCGCACCAACCTGGCGCAGGTGATGAAGGGCGTGAATGCGCTCTCCAAGACCAACCAGAGCGCCGGTATCGAATGGGCGGACTTCGCCAAGGAATCCTACGCCGCCGGCGCCGAGACGATGAAGAAGCTCGCGGGCGCACGCACGCTGCAATCCGCGCTCGAGATCCAGGGCGCCTACCTGAAGGACTCCTACCAGCGTCTCCAGACCCAGGCGAAGGTCGTCGGCGATCTCTACAAGGGACTCGCCGAAGAGGTGGGCGCTCCGCTGCAGGGCAATGCCGCTTTCGATCCCAAGGCGTTCTTCAACTCCAAGGCCTTCTTCGATCCCAAAGGCATTTTCGATCCCAAGGCCTTCTTCGACCCGAAGAATTTCCCCAAGCTGCCCGGCCTTCCGGTGTCGTCCAAGCTCGCCGCCTGA
- a CDS encoding S1C family serine protease codes for MLHRGPQEQQADRFLRWAAGAAVLLLAFYVAQPTLNGFLFAAQDPRAVTARGELAPAETATIDLFARASPSVVHVFAQAAAQGRALMGVEGEGEDQGGGSQTGTGFVWDAAGHVVTNNHVVAAAVQGGGSIAVRLSSGAVSTATLVGAAPSYDLAVLRLGRSAVAPPPLAIGTSADLKVGQSTFAIGNPFGLDHTLTTGVISALQRRLPTGAGRELSGVIQTDAAINPGNSGGPLLDSAGRLIGVNTAIYSPSGTSAGIGFAIPVDVVNRVVPDLIRNGRTRNPGIGIIAGQEATAARLGIDGVVVLRVLRGSPAAAAGLRGVDPQTGEIGDIIIGAGGRPVQRLADLTAAMEAAGLGAGIDLTIERDGRTRRVRVTTTDVAESRQ; via the coding sequence ATGCTCCACCGCGGGCCACAGGAACAGCAGGCGGATCGTTTCCTGAGATGGGCTGCGGGCGCGGCCGTGCTGCTGCTGGCGTTCTACGTGGCGCAACCCACGTTGAACGGCTTCCTCTTCGCCGCGCAGGACCCGCGCGCGGTGACGGCGCGGGGTGAACTCGCGCCCGCCGAGACCGCGACCATCGACCTGTTCGCCCGCGCGAGCCCCTCCGTGGTCCACGTCTTCGCCCAGGCCGCCGCGCAGGGGCGTGCGCTGATGGGCGTCGAGGGGGAGGGCGAGGATCAGGGCGGCGGTTCGCAGACGGGCACCGGCTTCGTGTGGGACGCCGCCGGTCACGTCGTCACCAACAACCACGTGGTCGCGGCAGCCGTGCAGGGGGGCGGCTCCATCGCGGTACGCCTGTCCTCCGGCGCCGTCAGCACCGCGACCCTCGTCGGGGCCGCTCCGAGCTACGACCTCGCGGTCCTTCGCCTGGGGCGGAGCGCGGTCGCACCGCCGCCCCTGGCCATCGGGACCTCCGCCGACCTCAAGGTCGGCCAGTCGACCTTCGCGATCGGCAATCCCTTCGGCCTCGATCATACCCTGACCACCGGCGTGATCAGCGCCCTGCAGCGTCGCCTGCCCACCGGTGCGGGGCGCGAACTGTCCGGCGTGATCCAGACCGATGCGGCGATCAATCCGGGCAATTCCGGCGGACCGCTCCTCGATTCGGCCGGGCGCCTCATCGGGGTCAACACCGCGATCTACTCACCCTCCGGCACGAGCGCGGGCATCGGCTTCGCGATCCCGGTCGATGTCGTGAACCGGGTCGTACCCGACCTGATCCGCAACGGCCGCACCCGCAATCCCGGCATCGGCATCATCGCCGGACAGGAAGCCACGGCGGCCCGCCTCGGCATCGACGGCGTCGTGGTCCTGCGGGTCCTGCGCGGGTCCCCCGCCGCCGCGGCGGGCCTGCGCGGCGTCGATCCGCAGACCGGTGAGATCGGCGATATCATCATCGGGGCCGGCGGACGGCCGGTCCAGCGGCTGGCCGACCTCACGGCGGCGATGGAGGCGGCGGGCCTGGGGGCGGGGATCGACCTCACCATCGAGCGCGATGGCCGGACGCGGCGGGTCCGGGTCACGACGACGGACGTCGCCGAGTCGCGCCAGTGA
- the galE gene encoding UDP-glucose 4-epimerase GalE, translating to MAVLVTGGAGYIGSHMVLALLDAGHEEVVVLDDLSTGFDWALPPEVKLVVGDVADQSLLTEVILQHRIDAIAHFAARIVVPDSVADPLHYYLANTVKTRALIETAVRCGVKHIIFSSTAAVYGEPETVPVPENLVPAPINPYGRSKLMSEWMIADAAKAHGFSYVILRYFNVAGADPRGRTGQSTPNATHLIKVATQAALGQRTHLEVFGTDYPTRDGSCLRDYIQVSDLAEAHRVALDHLRAGGESLTLNCGYGQGYSVLEVIEVVKRVSGRDFEVRLSPRRPGDPAQIIAEAQRIRDLGWTPKHDDLDGIVAQAFAWEEALTRRNRT from the coding sequence ATGGCGGTTCTAGTGACGGGTGGGGCTGGCTACATCGGCAGCCACATGGTCCTCGCCCTACTGGACGCCGGGCATGAGGAAGTTGTCGTCCTCGACGATCTCTCGACGGGGTTCGATTGGGCACTTCCCCCGGAAGTCAAACTCGTCGTCGGGGACGTGGCCGATCAGTCGCTGCTGACGGAGGTCATCCTTCAGCATCGGATTGATGCGATCGCGCACTTCGCTGCCCGCATCGTCGTGCCGGATTCGGTCGCTGATCCACTGCATTACTATCTTGCCAATACCGTAAAGACCCGTGCCCTCATCGAAACGGCGGTGCGTTGCGGCGTCAAGCACATCATTTTTTCCTCGACGGCGGCGGTCTATGGCGAGCCCGAGACCGTGCCGGTGCCCGAGAATCTGGTTCCGGCGCCGATCAATCCCTACGGGCGCTCGAAGCTGATGAGCGAGTGGATGATCGCCGACGCCGCCAAGGCCCACGGCTTCTCCTACGTGATCCTGCGCTACTTCAACGTCGCGGGCGCCGATCCGCGTGGGCGCACCGGGCAATCGACGCCGAACGCCACGCACCTGATCAAGGTGGCCACGCAGGCCGCGTTGGGTCAGCGGACGCATCTCGAGGTGTTCGGGACGGATTATCCGACCCGCGACGGTTCGTGCCTGCGCGACTACATCCAGGTCTCGGACCTCGCCGAGGCGCATCGCGTCGCCCTCGATCACCTGCGCGCGGGCGGCGAGAGCCTGACCCTCAATTGCGGCTACGGACAGGGCTACTCGGTCCTCGAGGTGATCGAGGTGGTCAAGCGGGTGTCGGGGCGCGATTTCGAGGTGCGCCTGTCGCCGCGCCGGCCGGGCGACCCGGCACAGATCATCGCCGAAGCCCAGCGCATCCGGGATCTCGGCTGGACACCGAAGCACGACGATCTCGACGGCATCGTCGCCCAGGCCTTCGCCTGGGAGGAGGCCCTGACCCGGCGCAACCGCACGTGA
- the clpS gene encoding ATP-dependent Clp protease adapter ClpS, with protein sequence MTEILPRGSESPRAHGAGPSLAQSHAQPTRASDDPREPGGNDDGRSGTAIITRTKPKTKRPSLYRVLLLNDDYTPQEFVVHVVEKFFNKSQEAAFQIMMHVHHNGVGECGVFTYEVAETKVTQVMDFARKHQHPLQCVMEKK encoded by the coding sequence ATGACCGAGATCCTGCCACGGGGCAGCGAATCGCCGCGCGCGCATGGCGCCGGACCGAGCCTTGCCCAAAGTCACGCCCAGCCGACGCGCGCTTCCGACGACCCCCGCGAGCCCGGGGGCAACGATGACGGTCGCTCCGGAACGGCGATCATCACGCGTACGAAGCCGAAGACCAAGCGGCCGAGCCTCTATCGCGTATTACTACTGAATGACGACTACACGCCCCAGGAATTCGTGGTGCATGTCGTCGAGAAGTTTTTCAACAAATCTCAGGAAGCCGCCTTCCAGATCATGATGCACGTGCACCACAACGGTGTCGGCGAATGCGGGGTGTTCACCTACGAGGTCGCGGAGACCAAGGTGACGCAGGTCATGGACTTCGCACGCAAACATCAACATCCTCTCCAGTGCGTCATGGAAAAGAAATAG
- a CDS encoding serine hydrolase codes for MRSQTPRVGRVPALTAAIAAAAVLTALASPAEARRGHHKRSGGGGYNPPYAAMVVDVKTGKVLHAINEDSLRHPASITKVMTLYMLFEQLERGRYTLDSPLTISSFAASQSPSKLGLRPGSTIEVEEAIKAIVTKSANDVACAIGENIAGSEARFAEMMTQKAKALGMTRTNYANASGLPDADQITTARDLTVLARAIQDRFPRYYKYFQTRSFAFRGRVIGNHNRLLGNVQGVDGIKTGYTRDSGFNLMTAAKLDDRQIVAIVLGGKSGASRDRIMADLVRQSLPRAYAGARQTPATTEVAERARPAVVADGASRTRTQVASADDEDVETTASTARAGQPLDISPRTTTPGSAGMKWRSGALPGSAQAYAPTGGQAAFPAGGKSDARLASVDGPRAEPPKPVAGARITPTAWVIQLGAMDDEDKAKSMLADARSRAGGALSKASPYTVKVEHGGATLFRARFSGFAEQDSAQDACIALKRNGFSCFATRS; via the coding sequence ATGCGTAGCCAAACTCCCCGCGTCGGCCGGGTGCCTGCATTGACCGCCGCGATCGCGGCGGCCGCCGTGCTCACCGCCCTCGCCTCGCCGGCGGAAGCGCGGCGCGGCCATCATAAGCGGAGCGGCGGCGGTGGGTACAATCCCCCCTATGCGGCGATGGTGGTGGACGTGAAGACCGGCAAGGTGCTCCACGCGATCAACGAGGATTCGCTGCGCCACCCGGCCTCCATCACCAAGGTGATGACCCTGTACATGCTGTTCGAGCAGCTGGAGCGCGGCCGCTACACCCTCGATTCACCCCTCACGATTTCGTCCTTCGCTGCATCGCAGTCGCCCTCCAAGCTCGGCCTGCGCCCCGGCTCGACCATCGAGGTCGAGGAGGCGATCAAGGCGATCGTCACCAAGTCCGCCAACGACGTCGCCTGCGCCATCGGCGAGAACATCGCCGGGTCGGAGGCGCGCTTTGCGGAGATGATGACCCAGAAGGCCAAGGCCCTGGGCATGACGCGGACGAACTACGCCAACGCCTCCGGCCTTCCGGACGCCGACCAGATCACCACGGCGCGCGACCTTACCGTGCTAGCCCGCGCGATCCAGGACCGCTTCCCGCGCTACTACAAGTACTTCCAGACCCGCTCCTTCGCCTTCCGGGGCCGGGTCATCGGCAACCACAACCGGCTGCTCGGCAACGTGCAGGGGGTCGACGGCATCAAGACGGGCTACACCCGCGATTCCGGCTTCAATCTGATGACGGCAGCCAAGCTCGACGACCGCCAGATCGTGGCGATCGTGCTCGGCGGGAAGTCCGGCGCAAGCCGCGACAGGATCATGGCCGACCTCGTGCGCCAGTCCCTGCCCCGCGCCTATGCGGGTGCCCGCCAGACGCCCGCGACGACCGAGGTCGCCGAGCGCGCCCGTCCGGCCGTGGTGGCCGATGGCGCCTCGCGCACCCGCACCCAGGTCGCCTCGGCCGATGACGAGGACGTCGAGACCACCGCCTCGACCGCCCGCGCCGGCCAGCCCCTCGACATCAGCCCCCGCACCACCACTCCCGGCAGCGCCGGCATGAAGTGGCGTTCGGGCGCGCTTCCGGGATCCGCCCAGGCCTACGCGCCCACCGGCGGTCAGGCGGCCTTCCCGGCCGGCGGCAAGAGCGATGCACGGCTCGCCTCCGTGGACGGTCCCCGCGCCGAGCCTCCGAAGCCCGTGGCCGGCGCTCGGATCACCCCGACCGCCTGGGTCATCCAACTCGGCGCCATGGACGACGAGGACAAGGCGAAGTCGATGCTCGCCGACGCCCGTTCCCGCGCCGGCGGCGCCCTGTCCAAGGCCTCGCCCTACACGGTGAAGGTCGAACATGGCGGCGCGACCCTCTTCCGGGCCCGCTTCTCGGGCTTCGCCGAGCAGGATAGCGCGCAGGATGCCTGCATCGCCCTGAAGCGCAACGGCTTCAGCTGCTTCGCGACCCGGAGCTGA
- the egtD gene encoding L-histidine N(alpha)-methyltransferase — protein MTINPVFTDAVPVAPIDPERQFLDDVLAGLSAPQKFLSAKYFYDAAGSDLFEAITRQPEYYPTRTELGILDAQGAAIAAALPARASLVEFGSGSTAKVRRLMVHRPDLAAYVPVDVSESFLRSEAEALAVDFPDLAIMPVAADFTRAFTLPASLPGGPVAGFFPGSTIGNFEPPQAASLLRHFGRVLGDGAVLIVGVDLVKDKAVLDAAYDDAAGVTAAFNRNLLVRIQRELGADIDIEAFAHRAFFNPEASRIEMHLVSQATQAIHLAGHRIDFAEGETIHTENSYKYTIEGFRQLAKAAGWVAGEVWTDPDALFAIHALRRD, from the coding sequence TTGACCATCAATCCCGTCTTTACGGATGCCGTTCCGGTTGCCCCTATCGATCCGGAGCGGCAGTTCCTCGACGACGTCCTCGCGGGTCTGTCGGCACCGCAGAAATTCCTGTCCGCGAAGTATTTCTACGATGCGGCGGGGTCCGATCTGTTCGAGGCGATCACCCGTCAGCCGGAATACTACCCGACGCGGACGGAACTCGGCATCCTCGACGCGCAGGGCGCCGCCATCGCCGCCGCCCTGCCGGCCCGGGCGAGCCTCGTGGAGTTCGGCAGCGGCTCCACCGCCAAGGTCCGGCGGCTGATGGTCCACCGGCCGGATCTCGCAGCCTACGTTCCGGTCGACGTCTCGGAGAGCTTCCTGCGCAGCGAGGCCGAAGCCCTCGCCGTCGATTTTCCCGACCTCGCCATCATGCCGGTGGCCGCCGATTTCACCCGTGCCTTCACCCTGCCGGCGAGCCTGCCGGGGGGACCCGTCGCGGGCTTCTTCCCGGGCTCGACCATCGGCAATTTCGAGCCGCCCCAGGCCGCCAGCCTGCTGCGCCACTTCGGACGGGTGCTCGGCGACGGCGCGGTCCTGATCGTCGGGGTCGATCTCGTGAAGGACAAGGCGGTGCTGGACGCCGCCTACGACGATGCCGCCGGCGTCACGGCTGCCTTCAACCGCAACCTGCTCGTGCGCATCCAGCGCGAACTCGGCGCCGATATCGACATCGAGGCCTTCGCGCACCGGGCGTTCTTCAACCCCGAAGCCTCGCGCATCGAAATGCACCTCGTCAGCCAAGCGACGCAGGCGATTCACCTCGCCGGCCACCGGATCGACTTCGCCGAGGGCGAGACGATCCACACCGAGAACAGCTACAAATACACGATCGAGGGATTTCGCCAGCTGGCGAAGGCAGCGGGTTGGGTGGCAGGCGAAGTGTGGACGGATCCCGATGCGCTCTTCGCGATCCACGCGCTGCGACGTGACTGA